Proteins from one Pongo abelii isolate AG06213 chromosome 19, NHGRI_mPonAbe1-v2.0_pri, whole genome shotgun sequence genomic window:
- the COL1A1 gene encoding collagen alpha-1(I) chain: MFSFVDLRLLLLLAATALLTHGQEEGQVEGQDEDIPPITCVQNGLRYHDRDVWKPEPCRICVCDNGKVLCDDVICDETKNCPGAEVPEGECCPVCPDGSESPTDQETTGVEGPKGDTGPRGPRGPAGPPGRDGIPGQPGLPGPPGPPGPPGPPGLGGNFAPQLSYGYDEKSTGGISVPGPMGPSGPRGLPGPPGAPGPQGFQGPPGEPGEPGASGPMGPRGPPGPPGKNGDDGEAGKPGRPGERGPPGPQGARGLPGTAGLPGMKGHRGFSGLDGAKGDAGPAGPKGEPGSPGENGAPGQMGPRGLPGERGRPGAPGPAGARGNDGATGAAGPPGPTGPAGPPGFPGAVGAKGEAGPQGPRGSEGPQGVRGEPGPPGPAGAAGPAGNPGADGQPGAKGANGAPGIAGAPGFPGARGPSGPQGPGGPPGPKGNSGEPGAPGSKGDTGAKGEPGPVGVQGPPGPAGEEGKRGARGEPGPTGLPGPPGERGGPGSRGFPGADGVAGPKGPAGERGSPGPAGPKGSPGEAGRPGEAGLPGAKGLTGSPGSPGPDGKTGPPGPAGQDGRPGPPGPPGARGQAGVMGFPGPKGAAGEPGKAGERGVPGPPGAVGPAGKDGEAGAQGPPGPAGPAGERGEQGPAGSPGFQGLPGPAGPPGEAGKPGEQGVPGDLGAPGPSGARGERGFPGERGVQGPPGPAGPRGANGAPGNDGAKGDAGAPGAPGSQGAPGLQGMPGERGAAGLPGPKGDRGDAGPKGADGSPGKDGVRGLTGPIGPPGPAGAPGDKGETGPSGPAGPTGARGAPGDRGEPGPPGPAGFAGPPGADGQPGAKGEPGDAGAKGDAGPPGPAGPAGPPGPIGNVGAPGAKGARGSAGPPGATGFPGAAGRVGPPGPSGNAGPPGPPGPAGKEGGKGPRGETGPAGRPGEVGPPGPPGPAGEKGSPGADGPAGAPGTPGPQGIAGQRGVVGLPGQRGERGFPGLPGPSGEPGKQGPSGASGERGPPGPMGPPGLAGPPGESGREGAPGAEGSPGRDGSPGAKGDRGETGPAGPPGAPGAPGAPGPVGPAGKSGDRGETGPAGPAGPVGPVGTRGPAGPQGPRGDKGETGEQGDRGIKGHRGFSGLQGPPGPPGSPGEQGPSGASGPAGPRGPPGSAGAPGKDGLNGLPGPIGPPGPRGRTGDAGPVGPPGPPGPPGPPGPPSGGFDFSFLPQPPQEKAHDGGRYYRADDANVVRDRDLEVDTTLKSLSQQIENIRSPEGSRKNPARTCRDLKMCHSDWKSGEYWIDPNQGCNLDAIKVFCNMETGETCVYPTQPSVAQKNWYISKNPKDKRHVWFGESMTDGFQFEYGGQGSDPADVAIQLTFLRLMSTEASQNITYHCKNSVAYMDQQTGNLKKALLLQGSNEIEIRAEGNSRFTYSVTVDGCTSHTGAWGKTVIEYKTTKTSRLPIIDVAPLDVGAPDQEFGFDVGPVCFL, translated from the exons ATGTTCAGCTTTGTGGACCTCCGGCTCCTGCTCCTCTTAGCGGCCACCGCCCTCCTGACGCACGGCCAAGAGGAAGGCCAAGTCGAGGGCCAAGACGAAGACA TCCCACCAATCACCTGCGTACAGAACGGCCTCAGGTACCATGACCGAGACGTGTGGAAACCCGAGCCCTGCCGGATCTGCGTCTGCGACAACGGCAAGGTGTTGTGCGATGACGTGATCTGTGACGAGACCAAGAACTGCCCCGGCGCCGAAGTCCCCGAGGGCGAGTGCTGTCCCGTCTGCCCCGACGGCTCAG AGTCACCCACCGACCAAGAAACCACCGGCGTCGAG GGACCCAAGGGAGACACTGGTCCCCGAGGCCCAAGG GGACCCGCAGGCCCCCCTGGCCGAGATGGCATCCCTGGACAGCCTGGACTTCCCGGACCCCCCGGACCCCCCGGACCTCCCGGACCCCCTGGCCTCGGAGGA AACTTTGCTCCCCAGCTGTCTTATGGCTACGATGAGAAATCAACCGGAGGAATTTCCGTGCCTGGCCCCATG GGTCCCTCTGGTCCTCGTGGTCTCCCTGGCCCCCCTGGTGCACCT GGTCCTCAAGGCTTCCAAGGTCCCCCTGGTGAGCCTGGCGAGCCTGGAGCTTCA GGTCCCATGGGTCCCCGAGGTCCCCCTGGCCCCCCTGGAAAGAACGGAGATGAT gGGGAAGCTGGAAAACCTGGTCGTCCTGGTGAGCGTGGGCCTCCTGGGCCTCAG GGTGCTCGAGGATTGCCCGGAACAGCTGGCCTCCCTGGAATGAAGGGACACAGA GGTTTCAGTGGTTTGGATGGTGCCAAGGGAGATGCTGGTCCTGCTGGTCCCAAG GGTGAGCCTGGCAGCCCTGGTGAAAATGGAGCTCCTGGTCAGATG GGCCCCCGTGGTCTGCCTGGTGAGAGAGGTCGCCCTGGAGCCCCTGGCCCTGCT GGTGCTCGCGGAAATGATGGTGCTACTGGTGCTGCCGGACCCCCT GGTCCCACCGGCCCCGCCGGTCCTCCTGGCTTCCCTGGTGCTGTTGGTGCTAAG GGTGAAGCTGGTCCCCAAGGGCCCCGAGGCTCTGAAGGTCCCCAGGGTGTGCGTGGTGAGCCTGGCCCCCCTGGCCCTGCTGGTGCTGCTGGCCCTGCT GGAAACCCTGGTGCTGATGGACAGCCTGGTGCTAAAGGTGCCAAT GGTGCTCCTGGTATTGCTGGTGCTCCTGGCTTCCCTGGTGCCCGAGGCCCCTCTGGACCCCAGGGCCCCGGCGGCCCTCCTGGTCCAAAGGGTAACAGC GGTGAACCTGGTGCTCCCGGCAGCAAAGGAGACACTGGTGCTAAGGGAGAGCCC GGCCCCGTTGGTGTTCAAGGACCCCCTGGCCCTGCTGGAGAGGAAGGAAAGCGAGGAGCTCGAGGTGAACCCGGACCTACTGGCCTGCCCGGACCCCCTGGCGAGCGT GGTGGACCTGGTAGCCGTGGTTTCCCTGGCGCAGATGGTGTTGCTGGTCCCAAG GGTCCCGCTGGTGAACGTGGTTCTCCTGGCCCTGCTGGCCCCAAAGGATCTCCTGGTGAAGCTGGTCGTCCCGGTGAAGCTGGTCTGCCTGGTGCCAAG GGTCTGACTGGAAGCCCTGGCAGCCCTGGTCCTGATGGCAAAACTGGCCCCCCT GGTCCCGCTGGTCAAGATGGTCGCCCCGGACCCCCAGGCCCCCCTGGTGCCCGTGGTCAGGCTGGTGTGATGGGATTTCCTGGACCTAAAGGTGCTGCT GGAGAGCCCGGCAAGGCTGGAGAGCGAGGTGTTCCCGGACCGCCTGGCGCTGTC GGTCCTGCTGGCAAAGATGGAGAGGCTGGAGCTCAAGGACCCCCTGGCCCTGCT GGTCCCGCTGGCGAGAGAGGTGAACAAGGCCCTGCTGGCTCCCCTGGATTCCAG GGTCTCCCTGGTCCTGCTGGTCCTCCCGGTGAAGCAGGCAAACCTGGTGAACAG gGTGTTCCTGGAGACCTTGGTGCCCCCGGCCCCTCTGGAGCAAGA GGCGAGAGAGGTTTCCCTGGCGAGCGTGGTGTGCAAGGTCCCCCTGGTCCTGCTGGTCCCCGAGGGGCCAACGGTGCTCCCGGCAATGATGGTGCTAAG GGTGATGCTGGTGCCCCTGGAGCTCCCGGTAGCCAGGGTGCCCCTGGCCTTCAGGGAATGCCTGGTGAACGTGGTGCAGCTGGTCTTCCAGGGCCTAAGGGTGACAGA GGTGATGCTGGTCCCAAAGGTGCTGATGGCTCTCCTGGCAAAGATGGCGTCCGTGGTCTGACTGGCCCCATTGGTCCTCCTGGCCCTGCTGGTGCCCCTGGTGACAAG GGTGAAACTGGTCCCAGCGGCCCTGCTGGTCCCACTGGAGCTCGTGGTGCCCCC GGAGACCGTGGTGAGCCTGGTCCCCCTGGCCCTGCTGGCTTCGCTGGCCCCCCT GGTGCTGATGGCCAACCTGGTGCTAAAGGCGAACCTGGTGATGCTGGTGCTAAAGGCGATGCTGGTCCCCCTGGCCCTGCCGGACCCGCTGGACCCCCTGGCCCCATT GGTAATGTTGGTGCTCCTGGAGCCAAAGGTGCTCGCGGCAGCGCTGGTCCCCCT GGTGCTACTGGTTTCCCTGGTGCTGCTGGCCGAGTCGGTCCTCCTGGCCCCTCT GGAAATGCTGGACCCCCTGGCCCTCCTGGTCCTGCTGGCAAAGAAGGCGGCAAAGGTCCCCGTGGTGAGACTGGCCCTGCTGGACGTCCTGGTGAAGTTGGTCCCCCTGGTCCCCCTGGCCCTGCTGGCGAGAAAGGATCCCCTGGTGCTGATGGTCCTGCT GGTGCTCCTGGTACTCCCGGGCCTCAAGGTATTGCTGGACAGCGTGGTGTGGTCGGCCTGCCTGgtcagagaggagaaagaggctTCCCTGGTCTTCCTGGCCCCTCT GGTGAACCTGGCAAACAAGGTCCCTCTGGAGCAAGTGGTGAACGTGGTCCCCCTGGTCCCATGGGCCCCCCTGGATTGGCTGGACCCCCTGGTGAATCTGGACGTGAG ggaGCTCCTGGCGCCGAAGGTTCCCCTGGACGAGACGGTTCTCCTGGTGCCAAG GGTGACCGTGGTGAGACCGGCCCCGCTGGACCCCCTGGTGCTCCTGGTGCTCCTGGTGCCCCTGGCCCCGTTGGCCCTGCTGGCAAGAGTGGTGATCGTGGTGAGACT GGTCCTGCTGGTCCCGCCGGTCCTGTTGGCCCTGTTGGCACCCGTGGCCCCGCT gGACCCCAAGGCCCCCGTGGTGACAAGGGTGAGACAGGCGAACAGGGCGACAGAGGCATAAAGGGTCACCGTGGCTTCTCTGGCCTCCAGGGTCCCCCTGGCCCTCCT GGCTCTCCTGGTGAACAAGGTCCCTCTGGAGCCTCTGGTCCTGCTGGTCCCCGA GGTCCCCCTGGCTCTGCTGGTGCTCCTGGCAAAGATGGACTCAACGGTCTCCCTGGTCCCATTGGGCCCCCTGGTCCTCGCGGTCGCACTGGTGATGCTGGTCCTGTT GGTCCCCCCGGCCCTCCCGGACCTCCTGGTCCCCCTGGTCCTCCCAGCGGTGGTTTCGACTTCAGCTTCCTGCCCCAGCCACCTCAAGAGAAGGCTCACGATGGTGGCCGCTACTACCGGGCTGATGACGCCAATGTGGTTCGTGACCGTGACCTCGAGGTGGACACCACCCTCAAGAGCCTGAGCCAACAGATCGAGAACATCCGGAGCCCCGAGGGCAGCCGCAAGAACCCCGCCCGCACCTGCCGCGACCTCAAGATGTGCCACTCTGACTGGAAGAGCG GAGAGTACTGGATTGACCCCAACCAAGGCTGCAACCTGGATGCCATCAAAGTCTTCTGCAACATGGAGACTGGTGAGACCTGCGTGTACCCCACTCAGCCCAGTGTGGCCCAGAAGAACTGGTACATCAGCAAGAACCCCAAGGACAAGAGGCATGTCTGGTTTGGCGAGAGCATGACCGATGGATTCCAG TTTGAGTATGGCGGCCAGGGCTCTGACCCTGCTGACGTGGCCATCCAGCTGAccttcctgcgcctgatgtccaCCGAGGCCTCCCAGAACATCACCTACCACTGCAAGAACAGCGTGGCCTACATGGACCAGCAGACTGGCAACCTCAAGAAGGCCCTGCTCCTCCAGGGCTCCAACGAGATCGAGATCCGCGCCGAGGGCAACAGCCGCTTCACCTACAGCGTCACTGTCGACGGCTGCACG AGTCACACCGGAGCCTGGGGCAAGACAGTGATCGAATACAAAACCACCAAGACCTCCCGCCTGCCCATCATCGATGTGGCCCCCTTGGACGTTGGCGCCCCAGACCAGGAATTCGGCTTCGACGTTGGCCCAGTCTGCTTCCTGTAA
- the LOC129054957 gene encoding putative histone H1.9 — MLHASTIWHLWATPPWRKQWGHCDSRRILVASEVTTEITSTPPAPRARVCGGQPWVTVLDPLSGHPGKEAERHFATVPVSAIELKYCHGWRPAGQRVPSKTGTGQHTCAKAYQKPSMFKVILRAVADKRTCKYVSLATLKKAVSTTGYDMAQNAYHFKHVLKGLVDKGSSTLGKKQASKSKLKVKRQRQQRWRSGQRPFGQHRSLLGSKQGHKRLIKRVRRVAKCHCN; from the exons ATGTTACATGCCTCCACCATCTGGCATCTCTGGGCCACACCTCCCTGGAGGAAACAATGGGGTCACTGTGACTCACGCAGAATTCTGGTAGCCTCTGAGGTCACCACAGAGATAACCTCAACACCCCCTGCACCAAGAGCACGAGTCTGTGGAGGCCAGCCGTGGGTGACCGTCCTTGATCCTCTCTCTGGCCACCCAGGGAAAG aagcagaaaggcACTTCGCCACTGTCCCCGTCAGTGCCATTGAACTCAAATACTGCCATGGGTGGAGGCCAGCAGGGCAGCGTGTCCCTAGCAAGACAGGGACTGGGCAACACACCTGTGCCAAAGCCTACCAGAAGCCCAGCATGTTCAAGGTGATCCTGAGGGCTGTGGCAGACAAGAGGACCTGCAAGTATGTGTCCCTGGCCACCCTGAAGAAGGCTGTTTCCACCACGGGCTACGACATGGCCCAAAATGCCTATCATTTCAAGCATGTGCTCAAGGGGCTGGTGGACAAGG GCTCCTCCACCCTGGGCAAGAAGCAGGCCTCCAAGTCCAAGCTCAAGGTCAAGAGACAACGGCAGCAGAGGTGGCGCTCTGGGCAGCGCCCCTTTGGACAGCACAGGTCACTACTGGGCTCCAAACAGGGGCACAAGCGGCTTATCAAGAGGGTTCGAAGGGTGGCCAAGTGCCACTGCAATTAA